The following coding sequences are from one Hyphomicrobiales bacterium window:
- a CDS encoding ABC transporter permease has translation MSIGRAFSSWIGKISGGFIILLVLTAVFAPWIAPFDFAAQNLMNANQPPAWPHLLGTDEFGRDVLSRVIYGARTSLSVSATAIGISITAGMILGAAAGYSGGLFERVVMTVVDLTWSFPDILIALIFVAIIGPGLTSTTFAIAIAYLAQFTRLTRAQIVRLKRETFIEATINLGAKPHHVLLRHLMPNAIAPVIVVGMLAIGDGIVLEATLGFFGLGAQPPTPSWGGMMSSGTAQLFLSSWVIIFPGVVVAVTVIAVNLFGDELIRALDIRDRLRGA, from the coding sequence ATGAGCATCGGCCGGGCGTTCTCGTCCTGGATCGGCAAGATTTCCGGCGGCTTTATCATCCTGCTCGTTCTGACGGCGGTCTTCGCGCCTTGGATCGCGCCCTTTGATTTCGCCGCACAGAACCTGATGAACGCCAACCAGCCGCCGGCATGGCCGCACTTGCTGGGCACTGACGAATTTGGACGCGATGTGCTCAGCCGCGTGATCTACGGCGCGCGTACCTCACTGTCGGTCAGCGCCACCGCCATCGGCATCTCGATCACCGCCGGCATGATTTTGGGCGCGGCAGCAGGCTATTCTGGTGGCCTGTTTGAACGCGTGGTGATGACGGTTGTCGACCTCACCTGGTCCTTCCCCGATATTCTGATCGCGCTGATCTTTGTCGCCATCATCGGCCCTGGCCTGACGTCCACAACCTTCGCCATCGCGATTGCCTATCTGGCGCAGTTCACCCGGCTGACGCGGGCCCAGATCGTTCGGCTGAAACGCGAGACCTTCATCGAGGCAACCATCAATCTGGGCGCCAAGCCGCATCATGTTCTGCTGCGCCATCTGATGCCCAACGCCATCGCGCCGGTCATTGTGGTGGGTATGCTCGCCATCGGCGACGGCATCGTTTTGGAAGCAACCCTCGGCTTCTTCGGTCTCGGTGCCCAACCACCCACGCCAAGCTGGGGCGGCATGATGTCGTCGGGCACCGCGCAGCTGTTCTTGAGCTCTTGGGTGATCATATTTCCTGGCGTGGTCGTGGCAGTTACAGTGATCGCGGTGAACTTGTTCGGCGATGAACTCATCCGTGCGCTCGATATTCGCGACCGGTTGAGAGGGGCCTGA
- a CDS encoding ABC transporter ATP-binding protein → MLQVRDLSVAFGPIQPLSGVSFSIERGETLGIVGESGSGKSLTAMSVMGLLPLQGGRITAGSIAFDGQELTELPEKAYRKLRGGRIGLITQNPMTSLDPLKKIGPQVDAVAILHLAMSPQKARERTVDILGTLRIPEPALICERYPHQMSGGMKQRIVIAMALAADPDVLIADEPTTALDVTVQAQIIRLLDDLVKDRDLALVLITHDMSVVAQTCDKVVVMYAGRAIEHGPVEAIFDAPRHPYTQALIGCIPRGLDENTKLEGIPGTVPTVQNYPDGCPFHPRCPRAQDICSTTLPAFVGHDQSAAACHFAGTA, encoded by the coding sequence ATGTTGCAGGTGCGCGATCTCAGCGTTGCCTTCGGACCGATACAGCCGCTCTCCGGGGTGAGCTTTTCCATCGAACGCGGCGAGACGCTCGGGATCGTTGGCGAAAGTGGTTCGGGCAAGAGTCTGACGGCCATGTCGGTCATGGGTCTTCTGCCGCTGCAAGGCGGGCGAATCACCGCAGGCAGCATTGCCTTTGATGGCCAGGAGCTGACCGAGCTGCCTGAGAAAGCCTACCGAAAGCTGCGTGGCGGGCGGATCGGGCTTATCACCCAGAACCCTATGACATCGCTGGACCCGCTGAAAAAAATCGGCCCGCAGGTCGATGCGGTTGCGATCCTGCACCTGGCGATGAGCCCGCAAAAGGCACGCGAGCGCACGGTCGACATCCTTGGCACGCTGCGTATTCCCGAGCCGGCGCTCATTTGCGAGCGCTATCCGCATCAAATGTCCGGCGGCATGAAACAGCGCATTGTGATTGCCATGGCGCTGGCGGCTGATCCCGACGTGCTGATCGCCGATGAGCCAACAACGGCGCTCGATGTCACGGTGCAAGCGCAGATCATCCGACTGCTTGATGATCTGGTCAAAGACCGCGATCTGGCACTGGTTCTGATCACCCACGATATGAGCGTGGTCGCCCAGACCTGCGACAAGGTGGTGGTGATGTATGCCGGTCGTGCCATCGAGCATGGTCCCGTGGAAGCCATCTTCGATGCGCCTCGGCACCCTTACACCCAGGCGCTCATCGGCTGCATTCCCCGTGGACTGGACGAAAACACCAAGCTTGAAGGTATTCCTGGCACCGTGCCAACAGTCCAGAATTATCCGGATGGCTGCCCGTTCCATCCGCGCTGCCCCCGCGCGCAGGACATTTGCTCAACGACGCTGCCTGCCTTCGTAGGCCATGACCAGAGTGCAGCGGCCTGCCATTTCGCAGGAACTGCCTGA
- a CDS encoding ATP-binding cassette domain-containing protein: protein MANLLEVRDLSKRFTSPGGPFKKARSMHAVNGVSFDLPKGRVVGVVGESGCGKSTLARLILRLIEPSSGAVLYEGADLLAKPAADMRALRADMQMVFQDPYSAIDPRYTVARAVIEPFEVQGRKPEATVEEEVATLLDMVGLNPGLASSFPHQISGGQKQRVGIARALALRPSLLVLDEPTASLDVSVQAQIIGLLEKLRDEFGLTYLFISHDLSLVKYFCDEIMVMYLGRVVEALPDTDAPARHPYTKTLMDSTFEPDPKKRRLIAPLEGEVPSPFDLPPGCAFADRCPHATDICRSETPALAANGGHAVACHHPI from the coding sequence ATGGCCAATCTCTTGGAAGTGCGCGATCTCTCCAAACGGTTTACCAGCCCAGGTGGGCCGTTCAAAAAGGCGCGCTCCATGCACGCGGTCAACGGCGTGTCGTTTGATTTGCCCAAGGGTCGGGTCGTCGGCGTGGTGGGCGAAAGTGGCTGCGGCAAGTCGACCTTGGCACGCCTGATCTTGCGGTTGATCGAGCCAAGCAGCGGGGCGGTCTTGTATGAAGGCGCCGACCTGTTGGCCAAACCGGCGGCGGACATGCGCGCGCTGCGTGCCGACATGCAGATGGTGTTTCAGGACCCCTATTCAGCGATCGATCCGCGTTACACCGTCGCGCGGGCCGTGATCGAGCCGTTCGAGGTGCAAGGACGCAAACCCGAAGCTACAGTTGAAGAGGAAGTCGCAACCTTGCTCGACATGGTCGGGCTAAATCCTGGTCTTGCCAGCAGCTTTCCGCACCAGATTTCCGGCGGCCAGAAGCAACGCGTCGGGATCGCGCGGGCGCTCGCGCTGCGGCCATCCCTACTGGTACTCGATGAACCCACCGCTTCGCTGGACGTGTCGGTCCAGGCGCAAATCATCGGCCTGCTTGAAAAACTGCGCGACGAATTCGGCCTCACCTATCTGTTCATCAGCCATGATTTGAGCTTGGTGAAATATTTCTGCGACGAGATCATGGTCATGTATCTCGGCCGTGTCGTTGAAGCCTTGCCCGACACCGATGCGCCGGCGCGCCATCCCTACACAAAGACGCTGATGGATTCGACGTTCGAGCCCGATCCGAAAAAGCGACGTCTGATTGCGCCGCTGGAAGGCGAAGTGCCCAGCCCCTTCGATCTGCCGCCTGGCTGCGCCTTCGCTGACCGTTGCCCCCACGCCACCGACATCTGCCGGTCTGAAACCCCTGCACTGGCGGCCAACGGTGGCCACGCGGTCGCCTGCCACCATCCGATTTGA
- a CDS encoding M81 family metallopeptidase, with protein MSFKVLSAEISHETNTFNIRPTTLQSFRDHCLLDGKAAIAARGAKNTVLAGMLDAAGDHGWDVTHTISAAAGPGGRVTRDAFDALVTPLTDAAQGTWDGVFLMLHGAMVTDFCEDGEGEILHRLRALVGADLPIAVTLDPHANVTAAMCALAQILVSYTTYPHVDLRSTGRRAAELLQRTMLGDIKPKTLRAHRPMLEEANGGRTDIGPMIDRQALARAYEMRKGVYAISINGAFPCADIAEVGPTVLITCEGEATPHQAIIEEIADDIWEKRHEALNSYLSVEDAAAIARGWDGAAGPLVIADYADNPGSGAYGDGTSLLAALLDASVSDTCYGPMTDAEAAEMLQAVPVGETSTLSVGGKTAPGFGGGPLELTGTVMWSGNGRVIGNGPMLGGLERSFGTSAVLRVQGIDILIVSIAHQILDLAQFQTFGIDPVKARVVALKSMQHFRAAFAPIAGRIIVCDSGALCTTNYAALPYKNVPRPTFPL; from the coding sequence TTGAGCTTCAAGGTTCTCAGCGCTGAAATTTCTCACGAAACCAACACCTTCAACATCCGCCCAACCACCTTGCAAAGCTTCCGCGACCATTGTCTGCTCGATGGCAAGGCGGCCATTGCAGCGCGAGGTGCCAAGAACACCGTGCTCGCAGGCATGCTCGATGCCGCCGGGGATCATGGTTGGGATGTTACCCACACCATCAGCGCTGCGGCCGGACCTGGCGGACGGGTCACACGCGACGCTTTTGACGCCTTGGTAACGCCGTTAACCGATGCCGCTCAAGGGACGTGGGACGGTGTTTTTCTCATGTTGCACGGCGCCATGGTCACCGACTTCTGCGAGGATGGAGAGGGCGAAATCCTGCATCGCTTGCGTGCCCTTGTTGGGGCCGATTTGCCCATCGCCGTCACACTGGACCCTCATGCGAACGTCACTGCAGCGATGTGTGCGCTGGCTCAAATCTTGGTGTCCTACACGACCTATCCGCATGTTGATCTTCGTTCCACAGGACGACGCGCGGCGGAACTTCTCCAACGCACCATGCTTGGCGACATAAAACCAAAAACGCTGCGCGCCCACCGGCCCATGCTTGAGGAGGCCAATGGTGGGCGCACCGATATTGGACCGATGATCGACCGCCAGGCGCTCGCCCGGGCCTACGAGATGCGCAAAGGCGTTTACGCCATCAGCATCAATGGCGCGTTTCCCTGCGCCGATATCGCTGAAGTCGGGCCGACGGTCCTTATCACCTGCGAGGGCGAAGCAACGCCGCATCAAGCGATCATCGAAGAGATCGCCGATGACATCTGGGAGAAGCGCCACGAGGCCTTGAACAGCTATCTCAGCGTCGAAGACGCTGCTGCTATCGCGCGCGGATGGGACGGTGCGGCCGGACCATTGGTGATCGCTGACTATGCCGACAATCCAGGTTCTGGCGCCTATGGCGATGGCACATCATTGCTGGCCGCGCTTCTGGACGCCAGTGTATCCGACACATGCTACGGCCCGATGACCGACGCCGAGGCAGCAGAGATGCTCCAGGCCGTTCCGGTGGGCGAGACATCAACGCTGTCGGTTGGCGGCAAGACGGCACCAGGTTTCGGCGGCGGTCCGCTAGAACTCACCGGCACGGTGATGTGGTCGGGCAACGGGCGTGTGATCGGTAACGGCCCGATGCTCGGCGGCCTAGAGCGCAGTTTCGGCACCAGCGCGGTGTTGCGCGTTCAAGGTATCGATATCCTGATCGTTAGCATCGCCCACCAAATCTTGGATCTTGCCCAATTCCAGACCTTCGGCATCGATCCGGTCAAGGCCCGTGTTGTTGCGCTGAAATCAATGCAGCATTTCCGCGCCGCATTCGCGCCGATCGCCGGACGGATCATCGTCTGCGACAGCGGCGCCTTGTGCACGACCAATTATGCTGCCCTTCCATATAAGAACGTGCCCCGGCCAACTTTTCCGCTTTAG
- the guaA gene encoding glutamine-hydrolyzing GMP synthase → MQNTPQNDVPQAQDHATVLIVDFGSQVTQLIARRIREAGVYSEIVPFQSADAAIDRLNPVAVILSGGPASTSDIGSPRAPQRVFDLGVPVLGICYGQMAMCIQNGGKAEGSDHREFGRAFVEVHKASPLFDGVWDVGTRHEVWMSHGDRVIDLPDGFDVLATSPGAPFAAYSDEERQFYGVMFHPEVVHTPDGAKLLANFVHKITGVEGDWSMGAFRDEAIRRIREQVGDKRVICGLSGGVDSSVAAVLIHEAIGEQLTCIFVDHGLMRLNEADEVVGMFRGQYNIPLVHVDASDLFIGELEGVSDPEEKRKIIGRLFIETFEAEAKKLGGADFLAQGTLYPDVIESVSFTGGPSVTIKSHHNVGGLPERMNMGLVEPLRELFKDEVRKLGRELGLPESFVGRHPFPGPGLAIRCPGGITPEKLDILRKADAIYLEEIRNAGLYDAIWQAFAVLLPVQTVGVMGDGRTYDFVLALRAVTSVDGMTADFYHYDMQFLANTATRIINEVKGVNRVVYDVTSKPPGTIEWE, encoded by the coding sequence ATGCAAAACACCCCCCAAAACGATGTGCCCCAGGCGCAGGACCACGCGACGGTTCTTATCGTCGATTTCGGCAGTCAGGTGACCCAGCTGATCGCCCGCCGCATCCGCGAAGCGGGTGTCTATTCTGAAATCGTTCCCTTCCAATCTGCCGATGCTGCCATTGACCGTCTCAATCCTGTTGCGGTGATCCTGTCGGGAGGCCCGGCATCGACAAGCGATATCGGCAGCCCGAGGGCGCCGCAACGTGTGTTTGATCTTGGCGTGCCGGTGCTTGGCATTTGCTATGGCCAGATGGCGATGTGCATTCAAAATGGCGGCAAAGCCGAAGGGTCCGACCACCGCGAGTTCGGCAGGGCCTTTGTTGAAGTGCACAAGGCCTCGCCGCTATTCGACGGCGTTTGGGACGTCGGCACCCGGCACGAGGTGTGGATGAGCCATGGCGATCGTGTGATCGACTTGCCCGACGGATTCGACGTGTTGGCGACGTCGCCCGGCGCCCCGTTCGCCGCCTATTCCGATGAAGAGCGCCAATTCTACGGCGTGATGTTTCATCCCGAAGTGGTGCACACGCCCGATGGCGCGAAGCTGCTTGCCAACTTTGTGCATAAGATCACTGGCGTTGAGGGCGATTGGTCAATGGGGGCGTTTCGTGACGAAGCGATCCGCCGTATCCGCGAGCAGGTAGGCGACAAACGCGTGATCTGCGGCCTGTCGGGCGGTGTGGATTCTTCCGTGGCAGCCGTTCTGATTCACGAGGCGATCGGCGAGCAGCTCACCTGCATTTTCGTCGATCACGGCCTGATGCGCCTCAATGAGGCAGACGAAGTGGTCGGCATGTTCCGCGGCCAGTACAACATTCCTCTGGTGCATGTGGATGCCAGCGATCTTTTCATCGGTGAGCTGGAAGGCGTTTCCGACCCCGAGGAGAAACGCAAAATCATTGGCCGCCTCTTCATCGAGACGTTTGAGGCCGAAGCCAAGAAACTGGGCGGCGCAGACTTCCTCGCCCAAGGCACGCTCTATCCGGATGTGATTGAAAGCGTGTCCTTCACCGGCGGCCCATCGGTCACCATCAAGAGCCACCATAACGTCGGCGGGTTGCCCGAGCGCATGAACATGGGCCTCGTCGAGCCCTTGCGTGAATTGTTCAAGGATGAGGTCCGCAAGCTTGGCCGCGAACTTGGCTTGCCGGAAAGCTTCGTTGGCCGGCACCCTTTTCCGGGGCCGGGCCTCGCCATTCGCTGCCCAGGCGGCATCACCCCTGAGAAGCTGGATATCCTGCGCAAAGCCGATGCGATTTATCTGGAAGAAATCCGCAACGCCGGACTTTACGACGCCATCTGGCAAGCCTTTGCGGTGCTCTTACCGGTGCAAACCGTCGGCGTGATGGGCGATGGCCGGACCTATGATTTCGTACTTGCCCTGCGCGCCGTAACCTCCGTCGATGGCATGACGGCGGACTTTTATCACTACGACATGCAGTTTCTGGCCAACACCGCCACCCGCATCATCAACGAGGTAAAGGGCGTCAACCGCGTGGTCTATGATGTAACCAGCAAACCGCCCGGCACCATCGAATGGGAATAG
- a CDS encoding YaiI/YqxD family protein, with protein sequence MTTFYVDADACPVKDEVERVATRLGIPVVLVCNGGIRPPRNPLVSLQIVAEGPDVADQWIAAECGSGDVVITGDVPLADRCVKAGAQVLQHDGQELNTANIGERLATRDLMQDIRAANPFQQGGGRPFSKADRSRFLQALDKAARLALKSKA encoded by the coding sequence TTGACCACCTTTTACGTCGACGCCGATGCCTGCCCCGTCAAAGATGAGGTGGAGCGCGTAGCAACGCGACTAGGCATACCGGTGGTCCTTGTCTGCAATGGCGGCATACGGCCACCACGGAATCCGCTTGTCTCGCTTCAAATCGTCGCCGAAGGACCCGATGTGGCCGATCAATGGATCGCTGCCGAGTGTGGTTCGGGCGATGTCGTGATCACCGGCGACGTCCCGCTGGCGGACCGGTGCGTCAAGGCCGGCGCCCAGGTTCTGCAGCATGACGGGCAAGAGCTGAACACAGCCAATATTGGCGAACGCTTGGCGACGCGCGACCTGATGCAGGACATTCGCGCTGCCAACCCTTTTCAGCAAGGCGGCGGGAGGCCGTTCTCCAAGGCCGATCGCTCACGGTTCCTGCAAGCTCTGGATAAGGCAGCGCGGCTTGCCCTGAAGAGCAAAGCGTAG
- a CDS encoding lytic murein transglycosylase, with product MTLTRRTVGLGLLTTALAGCASGGLIDAYSYASTELANDLRPTPNAAYDAWVTAFRARARSQGISEATLEAGFANAGFLPGVVSRDRNQTEFTRTLEDYLAIAASDERVRNGRAAFQTHRSKLQRLEATYGVDAEIITAIWGLESSYGDRRGNIPVISSTSTLAFDGRRGRFFERQLMAALRIIENGDIPAPLLTGSWAGAMGHTQFIPTSYEAYAVDFTGDGRRDIWSDDPSDALASAAAYLQQNGWTPGTPWGREVTGSGGGGDIIQPQAGGPRFAVTSNFNVIKRYNNSNSYAIGVGHLADRIAGGGPLQTPFPPDANGLTKDDRKELQERLTALGFDTDGVDGVIGTNSRAAISAYQRSQGLPVTGDPSLDLLRRLRS from the coding sequence ATGACTTTGACACGTCGCACCGTAGGCCTTGGACTGCTAACCACCGCTCTTGCCGGCTGCGCCAGCGGCGGTCTTATTGACGCCTACAGCTATGCCAGCACCGAGTTGGCCAACGACCTACGGCCAACGCCCAACGCAGCCTACGATGCCTGGGTAACCGCCTTCCGGGCACGCGCGCGAAGCCAAGGCATCAGCGAGGCAACGTTGGAGGCAGGTTTCGCCAATGCCGGCTTTCTGCCTGGCGTCGTCAGTCGAGATCGTAACCAGACCGAGTTCACCCGCACCCTTGAGGATTATCTGGCGATTGCCGCCTCCGACGAGCGCGTGCGCAATGGACGCGCCGCTTTCCAAACCCACCGCAGCAAGCTGCAACGCTTGGAAGCGACCTACGGAGTGGATGCGGAAATCATCACTGCCATCTGGGGCCTTGAGAGCTCCTATGGCGATCGGCGCGGCAACATCCCCGTGATCTCGTCCACCTCGACATTGGCCTTTGATGGCCGTCGCGGACGGTTTTTTGAGCGACAGCTTATGGCCGCGCTGCGGATCATCGAGAATGGCGACATTCCAGCACCGTTGTTGACCGGCAGTTGGGCGGGCGCCATGGGGCACACCCAATTCATTCCAACGTCCTATGAGGCCTATGCCGTTGATTTCACTGGCGACGGCCGCCGCGACATCTGGTCCGACGACCCCAGCGATGCGCTGGCATCTGCCGCCGCCTATCTGCAACAGAATGGCTGGACGCCTGGCACCCCCTGGGGTCGTGAGGTGACGGGAAGCGGCGGCGGTGGGGATATCATCCAGCCACAGGCCGGCGGCCCGCGCTTTGCTGTCACGAGCAATTTCAACGTCATCAAACGCTACAACAACTCCAACTCCTATGCGATTGGGGTCGGGCACCTCGCCGACCGGATTGCTGGTGGCGGGCCGCTGCAAACGCCGTTTCCACCGGATGCCAACGGGCTGACGAAAGACGACCGCAAAGAACTGCAAGAACGGTTGACCGCTTTAGGCTTTGATACCGACGGCGTTGATGGCGTGATCGGCACCAATTCTAGGGCGGCCATCAGCGCCTATCAGCGCAGCCAGGGCCTCCCCGTTACCGGCGACCCGTCACTGGACCTGCTGCGCCGCCTGCGTTCCTGA
- a CDS encoding winged helix-turn-helix transcriptional regulator yields the protein MFVGEMNAAGHDWFTQARATLIGHIPRQGCRQSDLLNTTGWTKQALQQMLDGLERQGVLQRSVDPQDKRGRLVELTDKGHSALADADRIKGELTSAFEQRLGKDRLAELEALLDAMVEL from the coding sequence ATGTTCGTGGGGGAGATGAATGCCGCTGGCCATGACTGGTTCACGCAGGCGCGGGCCACCTTGATCGGCCACATTCCCCGTCAGGGCTGCCGTCAATCGGACCTGCTCAACACAACCGGATGGACCAAGCAGGCGCTGCAGCAGATGCTCGATGGCCTGGAACGGCAAGGGGTTTTGCAGCGCAGCGTCGATCCGCAGGACAAGCGTGGTCGGTTGGTCGAACTGACCGATAAAGGCCACAGCGCGTTGGCAGACGCCGACCGGATCAAAGGCGAGCTGACGTCGGCCTTCGAGCAGCGTTTGGGCAAAGACAGATTGGCAGAGCTAGAGGCCTTGCTCGATGCCATGGTCGAGCTCTGA
- a CDS encoding 5'-methylthioadenosine/S-adenosylhomocysteine nucleosidase — MTATPTPILTWGNTRILFAMATDQEYGVELQKRLPPLIVGVGPVEAALGIGAALATVNPLPDLVVSLGSAGSAKLEQGSVHEISAVSYRDMDASPLGFEKGVTPFLDQPATIPVQPIIDGVPNATLSTGANIVSGAVYDTIDADLVDMESFAIVRACQTFGVEFCGLRGVSDGAEELRHFGDWADYLHIVDEKLAHALDLLKDQLEAGANKVH; from the coding sequence ATGACCGCCACGCCAACACCGATACTGACTTGGGGTAACACCCGTATCCTCTTCGCCATGGCGACCGACCAGGAGTATGGGGTGGAGCTGCAAAAACGCCTGCCGCCACTCATTGTCGGCGTCGGTCCAGTGGAGGCTGCGCTCGGCATCGGCGCGGCACTCGCGACCGTCAATCCTCTGCCCGATCTCGTGGTTTCGCTTGGCTCAGCCGGATCGGCCAAGCTGGAACAGGGCAGCGTCCATGAGATCAGCGCAGTCAGCTACCGCGACATGGACGCAAGCCCGTTGGGGTTTGAGAAAGGCGTGACGCCCTTCCTCGATCAGCCGGCAACGATCCCAGTGCAACCCATCATTGACGGGGTGCCAAACGCCACGCTGTCCACCGGCGCGAACATCGTGTCAGGCGCCGTCTATGACACAATCGATGCCGATTTGGTGGACATGGAAAGCTTCGCGATCGTGCGCGCCTGCCAGACCTTTGGCGTGGAGTTTTGTGGTCTGCGCGGCGTGTCGGACGGAGCCGAGGAACTGCGCCATTTTGGCGATTGGGCCGACTATCTGCACATCGTTGACGAGAAGCTCGCCCATGCGCTCGACCTCTTGAAAGACCAGCTCGAAGCCGGGGCCAACAAGGTCCATTAG
- a CDS encoding RsmB/NOP family class I SAM-dependent RNA methyltransferase, whose protein sequence is MRLPGRLAAAMEVLETLEAQRRPVAQVLKDWGNAHRFAGSGDRAAIGNLVHDALRHRRSLAATMDDDSPRAAILAAVVILPGYLDGDLPDFEGDPHAPAPLSDKERTALQTSRLSPIVPDETPGISGLSPDYSAVRRDDTPANSPDWLTPSFERVFGDDWVRQVGAMAARAPIDLRLNPFTSKPERAEKALARHKTERDPKFPLLRRIPATNGFQRAPHITSDEAFQKGWIEVQDAGSQLAAELAVAGIKPRTMLDLCAGAGGKALALSVFMGGKGQVFAHDIDRRRMKDIWPRIKRAKAHNIQVVDPDALATHEIASQGVDCVVVDAPCTGTGTWRRHPDTKWRLSETALATRIEEQNTVLNQAASFVKPGGRLAYITCSLLAEENEDQLVAFLSDHPDFKAENAETMIASLGRDDVPATLPSIATDGFATGALGLRLTPATSQTDGFFIACLTRGPA, encoded by the coding sequence ATGCGGCTGCCCGGCCGATTGGCTGCCGCCATGGAGGTGCTGGAGACGCTGGAGGCCCAGCGTCGCCCCGTCGCGCAGGTGCTCAAAGACTGGGGCAACGCCCATCGTTTTGCGGGGTCCGGAGATCGCGCCGCGATCGGCAATTTGGTGCATGACGCATTGCGTCATCGACGGTCTTTGGCGGCGACAATGGATGACGACTCGCCCCGTGCGGCCATTTTGGCCGCGGTAGTGATCTTGCCTGGCTATCTCGACGGTGACCTGCCCGATTTTGAGGGTGATCCACACGCACCCGCGCCTCTGTCTGACAAAGAGCGCACGGCGCTCCAAACATCGCGACTAAGCCCGATTGTTCCAGACGAAACACCGGGGATATCTGGTCTTAGTCCGGACTATTCTGCCGTTCGTCGCGACGATACGCCGGCTAACAGTCCCGATTGGCTGACACCCTCTTTCGAGCGCGTTTTCGGCGATGATTGGGTGCGCCAAGTGGGTGCGATGGCGGCCCGCGCGCCAATCGATCTGCGGCTCAACCCGTTCACCTCCAAACCGGAACGGGCCGAAAAAGCGCTCGCCCGCCACAAGACGGAGCGCGACCCAAAGTTCCCACTGTTACGGCGCATCCCAGCCACGAATGGCTTTCAGCGCGCGCCGCACATCACCTCCGATGAAGCCTTTCAGAAGGGCTGGATCGAGGTGCAGGATGCCGGGTCCCAGCTTGCTGCCGAGTTGGCCGTCGCAGGCATCAAACCGCGCACCATGCTTGATCTTTGCGCCGGAGCAGGGGGTAAGGCGCTGGCGCTATCGGTGTTCATGGGAGGCAAAGGACAAGTCTTCGCCCACGACATTGATCGCCGCCGGATGAAAGATATCTGGCCACGGATCAAACGGGCCAAAGCCCATAATATTCAAGTGGTTGACCCCGATGCGCTGGCAACGCACGAAATCGCCTCCCAAGGCGTTGATTGCGTTGTCGTGGATGCGCCCTGCACCGGCACGGGCACCTGGCGCCGCCATCCCGACACCAAATGGAGGCTGTCGGAAACGGCGCTCGCCACACGCATAGAAGAGCAGAACACCGTGCTCAACCAGGCTGCATCCTTCGTCAAACCTGGTGGACGGCTTGCCTACATCACCTGTTCGTTGCTCGCCGAAGAAAATGAGGATCAGCTGGTCGCGTTCTTGAGCGATCATCCTGATTTCAAAGCGGAAAATGCTGAGACGATGATCGCGTCGCTGGGCCGGGATGATGTGCCAGCCACTCTGCCGTCCATCGCGACCGATGGTTTTGCGACAGGCGCTCTTGGACTACGCTTGACACCCGCAACATCTCAAACCGACGGGTTTTTCATCGCTTGCCTGACACGAGGTCCCGCATGA